A stretch of Natronococcus sp. CG52 DNA encodes these proteins:
- a CDS encoding Cdc6/Cdc18 family protein: MSDDNSEIPGADEVEPDGTHGFSTPLEETAIGDDEPNQGLFDDLLSGEPIFENKEVLRPSYTPHELPHRSDQINKMATILVAALRGETPSNILIYGKTGTGKTASAKFVSKELESTSQKYSVPCDVEYINCEVTDTQYRVLAQLANKFIEKNKARIDEKVASLEELLETVEQYENEAPSRSEDGSPTDGGTSDDPFESAVQQGRSAEGDPLTGEEKTDGSGVSFATETDAVSRDSPLETGGSTSDSVEDEPSPTHPLESTPFTAVAEVEDRIASLEADKESFEEVPMTGWPTDRVYSVFFDAVDYDERVVVIMLDEIDKLVEKSGDDTLYNLSRMNSELENSRVSIIGISNDLKFTDFLDPRVKSSLGEEEIVFPPYDANQLRDILQHRSEVAFKGNALSGDVIPLCAAFAAQEHGDARRALDLLRTAGELAERSQAETIVEEHVRQAQDKIELDRVVEVVRTLPTQSKLVLFSTILLEKNGVHSINTGEVFNIYKRLCEEIDADVLTQRRVTDLISELDMLGIVNAVVVSKGRYGRTKEISLSVPIDETEAVLLSDSRLSNIDDVQPFVQARFEN; this comes from the coding sequence ATGTCAGATGACAACTCGGAGATACCAGGGGCGGACGAGGTCGAACCCGACGGAACACACGGATTTTCGACGCCGCTCGAGGAAACGGCAATCGGCGACGACGAGCCGAATCAGGGATTGTTCGACGACCTGCTCAGCGGGGAGCCGATCTTCGAGAACAAGGAGGTTCTCAGACCCTCCTATACGCCACACGAGCTCCCGCATCGAAGTGATCAGATCAACAAGATGGCGACGATCCTCGTCGCCGCACTCCGCGGCGAGACGCCGTCGAACATCCTGATTTACGGCAAGACGGGAACGGGGAAGACCGCGAGTGCGAAGTTCGTCAGCAAGGAACTCGAGAGCACCTCCCAGAAGTACAGCGTCCCCTGTGACGTCGAGTACATCAACTGCGAGGTTACCGACACCCAGTATCGCGTCCTGGCACAGCTCGCGAACAAGTTCATCGAGAAGAACAAGGCGCGAATCGACGAAAAGGTCGCCTCCCTCGAGGAACTCCTCGAGACCGTCGAACAGTACGAGAACGAGGCCCCCTCTCGATCCGAGGATGGATCACCGACCGACGGCGGGACGAGCGACGACCCGTTCGAGTCCGCCGTCCAGCAGGGCCGATCCGCCGAAGGCGACCCGCTCACCGGCGAGGAAAAAACGGACGGCAGTGGCGTTTCGTTTGCAACCGAAACCGACGCTGTGTCCCGTGATTCTCCACTAGAAACAGGGGGGTCTACATCCGACTCAGTCGAGGACGAACCATCGCCGACGCATCCGCTCGAGTCGACGCCGTTTACCGCCGTCGCCGAAGTCGAGGATCGAATCGCTTCCCTCGAGGCGGACAAGGAGTCCTTCGAGGAGGTCCCGATGACGGGGTGGCCGACGGATCGGGTCTACAGCGTCTTCTTCGACGCCGTCGACTACGACGAGCGCGTCGTCGTTATCATGCTCGACGAGATCGACAAACTGGTCGAGAAGAGCGGCGACGACACGCTCTACAACCTCTCGCGGATGAACTCCGAACTCGAGAACTCGCGAGTCTCGATCATCGGCATCTCGAACGACCTCAAGTTCACCGACTTTCTGGATCCGCGCGTGAAGTCGAGTCTCGGCGAGGAGGAGATCGTCTTCCCGCCGTACGACGCGAACCAGTTGCGAGATATCCTCCAGCACCGATCGGAGGTCGCGTTCAAGGGGAACGCGCTCTCGGGCGACGTGATCCCGCTGTGTGCGGCCTTCGCTGCACAGGAACACGGGGACGCCCGTCGGGCGCTCGACCTCCTCCGGACAGCGGGCGAACTCGCGGAGCGATCTCAGGCCGAGACGATCGTCGAGGAGCACGTCCGGCAGGCCCAGGACAAGATCGAACTCGACCGCGTCGTCGAAGTCGTCCGCACGCTCCCGACTCAGAGCAAACTCGTCCTCTTCTCGACCATCTTGCTCGAGAAAAACGGCGTTCACAGCATCAACACCGGCGAGGTGTTCAACATCTACAAGCGCCTCTGCGAGGAGATCGACGCCGACGTCCTGACCCAGCGCCGCGTCACCGACCTCATCAGCGAACTCGACATGCTCGGCATCGTCAACGCCGTGGTCGTCTCGAAGGGACGGTACGGCCGAACGAAGGAGATCAGTCTCTCGGTTCCGATCGACGAGACCGAGGCCGTCCTCCTGAGCGACTCGCGCCTGAGCAACATCGACGACGTTCAGCCGTTCGTACAGGCCCGCTTCGAGAACTGA
- a CDS encoding aspartate kinase, translating to MRVVVKFGGTSLGSGDRINRAADSIAAAVEDGHEIAVVASAMGSTTDDLLDEITFETDEADRAQIVSMGERTSVRMLKAALTARDVDATFLEPGSENWPIVTDEYGEVDVEETQNRAFEVAEDLDETVPVITGFLAEGPDGSITTLGRGGSDTTAVMMGKYMDADEVVIVTDVEGVMTGDPNVVEGARNVGEISVDELRNLSFRGAEVVAPSALSYKGGKLDVRVVHYQHGDLLSGGTSIEGEFHNLVDLRERPLACLTVAGRAIRNQPGVFNHLSKPLSESDINVDAVASGLDSVTFYVDEKEAERAENILHREVIARDELSSVTVDKPLAVVRVTGGELPNQPGIISDIVNPLSEARINVHDIITSATSVAIFVNWEDRERTLELTQDLF from the coding sequence ATGCGCGTCGTAGTGAAGTTCGGCGGAACGAGTCTCGGCAGCGGCGACCGGATCAACCGGGCCGCGGACTCGATCGCGGCCGCCGTCGAGGACGGTCACGAGATCGCCGTGGTCGCGAGTGCGATGGGGTCGACCACCGACGACCTGCTCGACGAGATCACCTTCGAGACCGACGAGGCGGACCGCGCCCAGATCGTCAGCATGGGGGAACGAACCTCAGTTCGGATGCTCAAGGCCGCACTGACGGCCCGCGACGTCGACGCGACCTTCCTCGAGCCCGGTAGCGAGAACTGGCCCATCGTCACCGACGAGTACGGCGAGGTCGACGTCGAGGAGACCCAGAACCGCGCGTTCGAGGTTGCCGAGGATCTCGACGAGACGGTGCCGGTGATCACCGGGTTCCTCGCCGAGGGGCCGGACGGCTCGATCACGACGCTCGGTCGTGGGGGCAGCGACACGACGGCGGTCATGATGGGCAAGTACATGGACGCCGACGAGGTCGTCATCGTCACCGACGTCGAGGGCGTCATGACGGGCGATCCCAACGTCGTCGAGGGTGCCCGAAACGTCGGCGAGATTTCCGTCGACGAACTCCGGAACCTCTCGTTCCGCGGTGCCGAGGTCGTCGCCCCCTCCGCGCTCTCCTACAAGGGCGGAAAGCTCGACGTCCGCGTCGTCCACTACCAGCACGGCGACCTCCTCTCCGGCGGGACGAGCATCGAGGGCGAGTTTCACAACCTGGTCGACCTTCGCGAGCGGCCGCTGGCCTGTCTGACGGTCGCAGGCCGCGCGATCCGTAACCAGCCCGGCGTCTTCAACCACCTCTCGAAACCGCTCAGCGAGAGCGATATCAACGTCGACGCCGTCGCGAGCGGACTCGACAGCGTCACGTTCTACGTCGACGAGAAGGAGGCCGAACGCGCCGAGAACATCCTCCACCGCGAGGTCATCGCGCGCGACGAACTCTCGAGCGTCACCGTCGACAAGCCGCTGGCGGTCGTTCGGGTCACGGGGGGCGAACTGCCCAACCAGCCGGGCATCATCAGCGACATCGTCAACCCGCTCTCCGAGGCGCGTATCAACGTTCACGACATCATCACGAGCGCGACGAGCGTCGCCATCTTCGTCAACTGGGAGGATCGAGAGCGGACGCTCGAGTTGACCCAGGACCTGTTCTAG
- a CDS encoding S26 family signal peptidase, whose protein sequence is MSGPDPGDVDDSSDNTGESSRHDPHDDRSDGTGDPDHGRAPPPDQDEMTAGGTRQGVPDGARDGNAAARNGRADNGDGAGVSIEDDGVLRWFLKTNDDSAVLVRDVLSSVAIVVVIGLLLFAVSGIWPPLVAVESGSMEPNMEKGDLIFVVADDRFVGDDPAGETGVVTLESGQGNGHEKFGQPGDVIIFEPNGDEFRTPVIHRAHFWVQEDENWVDTKANEEYVNGATCEQLQTCPANHDGFVTKGDANSYYDQYQQGPGAQTDVVQPGWVTGKATFRIPWLGYVRLTFDSILGELVAPQPTIETVSSPLENEAGLSDESAVVGGIGATGAAATGTGVAMAAGRFRRE, encoded by the coding sequence ATGAGCGGTCCCGACCCCGGAGACGTCGACGACAGCAGCGATAACACCGGTGAGTCCAGCCGCCACGATCCGCACGACGACCGATCGGACGGGACCGGCGATCCGGACCACGGTAGAGCGCCGCCTCCCGACCAGGACGAGATGACCGCCGGTGGGACTCGTCAGGGCGTCCCTGACGGCGCTCGAGACGGGAACGCGGCCGCACGCAACGGGCGCGCAGATAACGGCGACGGCGCCGGCGTCTCGATCGAGGACGACGGGGTCCTCCGCTGGTTCCTCAAGACGAACGACGACTCCGCCGTCCTGGTGCGCGACGTCCTGAGCAGCGTCGCCATCGTCGTGGTCATCGGACTCCTCCTCTTTGCGGTCAGTGGCATCTGGCCGCCGCTGGTCGCCGTCGAGAGCGGCAGTATGGAACCGAACATGGAGAAGGGTGATCTCATCTTCGTCGTCGCGGACGACCGCTTCGTCGGCGACGATCCCGCCGGCGAGACCGGCGTCGTCACCCTCGAGAGCGGCCAGGGGAACGGCCACGAGAAGTTCGGACAGCCGGGTGACGTCATCATCTTCGAGCCGAACGGCGACGAGTTCCGGACACCCGTGATACACCGCGCTCACTTCTGGGTCCAAGAGGATGAAAACTGGGTCGACACCAAGGCGAACGAGGAGTACGTCAACGGTGCGACCTGCGAACAGCTTCAGACCTGTCCCGCCAATCACGACGGCTTCGTCACGAAGGGTGACGCCAACAGCTACTACGACCAGTACCAGCAGGGCCCCGGCGCACAGACTGACGTCGTCCAGCCCGGGTGGGTCACCGGAAAGGCGACCTTCCGGATCCCGTGGCTCGGCTACGTCCGGCTGACGTTCGACTCGATCCTGGGTGAACTCGTCGCGCCTCAGCCGACGATCGAAACGGTCAGCAGTCCGCTCGAGAACGAGGCGGGACTGTCCGACGAAAGCGCCGTCGTCGGCGGAATCGGTGCGACGGGCGCCGCCGCAACCGGAACCGGCGTCGCGATGGCCGCCGGCCGTTTCCGCCGCGAGTAA
- a CDS encoding Era-like GTP-binding protein, whose translation MGLLTELKDSVSRVTDRLFTDAEPKRIGIYGPPNAGKTTLANRIARDWTGDAIGTESHVPHETRRARRKEDVEIERNGKSVSIDIVDTPGVTTKVDYEEFTDEMEEEDAIRRSREATEGVAEAMHWLREDVDGVIYVLDSAKDPITQVNTMLIGIVESRDLPVLIFANKIDLDESSVKRIEDAFPQHKTVPLSAKEGENMDEVYDNIAEYFG comes from the coding sequence ATGGGATTGTTAACAGAACTCAAGGATAGTGTCTCCCGGGTTACGGATCGGTTGTTTACCGACGCGGAACCCAAACGAATCGGTATCTACGGACCGCCCAACGCTGGAAAGACGACCCTCGCGAATCGGATCGCTCGTGACTGGACGGGCGACGCGATCGGTACGGAGAGTCACGTTCCACACGAAACACGCCGTGCACGCAGGAAAGAAGACGTCGAGATCGAGCGCAACGGCAAGTCGGTGTCGATCGATATCGTCGACACGCCCGGTGTAACGACGAAAGTCGACTACGAGGAGTTCACCGACGAGATGGAAGAGGAGGACGCGATTCGTCGGTCTCGCGAGGCGACCGAGGGGGTCGCCGAGGCGATGCACTGGCTCCGCGAGGACGTCGACGGCGTCATCTACGTACTGGACAGCGCAAAAGATCCGATCACGCAGGTCAACACGATGCTGATCGGCATCGTCGAGTCACGCGATCTACCGGTACTCATCTTCGCGAACAAGATCGACCTCGACGAGTCGAGTGTCAAACGAATCGAGGACGCGTTCCCGCAGCACAAGACGGTGCCGCTGTCTGCAAAGGAGGGAGAAAACATGGACGAGGTCTACGACAACATCGCAGAGTACTTCGGGTGA
- a CDS encoding DNA-directed DNA polymerase II small subunit — translation MPLEGPARIVSELTSRGYNAEREAVTRIASADDPVTVLERVIEELPSDALVVRLEHVESVPNELSGSDRRNRGSNATDDARTAGPDAPSSPTDSSASTGAPQTNTQPTAGGSPVETKGVSQGAGRSSDPDERSLEIVGDMTGESTGTGEYGDFVSVFRDRLERLGSKLRGRVNHRPATAIQSMPGGSDAAMVGLVNDIRSTASGHWLIELEDATGTFPWLVMKDREYVDLVDELLRDEVLAMEGTLADDSGIAFVDSMYFPDVPRTHEPSTADRHVQAALISDVHVGSQEFMGDAWNRFADWLHTEQAQHVEYLLIAGDMVEGVGIYPNQDEELDVVDIYEQYELFNEHLKRVPGDIEIVMIPGNHDAVRLAEPQPGFDEELRGIMSAHDAQIVSNPSTVTLEGVSVLMYHGVSLDEVIAELPEEKASYDDPHRAMYQLLKKRHVAPQFGGHTRLAPEERDYLIMEEVPDIFHTGHVHKLGFGKYHDVLAINSGCWQAQTDFQKSVNIDPDAGYAPIVDLDTLDVTVQKFS, via the coding sequence GTGCCACTCGAGGGGCCCGCCCGGATCGTCAGCGAACTCACGAGCCGCGGCTACAACGCCGAACGCGAGGCAGTAACCCGAATTGCGTCCGCGGACGACCCGGTAACGGTGCTCGAGCGCGTCATCGAGGAGCTTCCGTCGGACGCGCTGGTCGTTCGTCTCGAACACGTCGAATCGGTCCCGAACGAACTGAGCGGGTCGGACCGACGGAATCGCGGATCGAACGCCACCGACGACGCCCGAACCGCCGGACCGGATGCCCCGTCCTCGCCGACCGACTCCTCCGCTTCAACTGGAGCTCCGCAGACGAATACTCAGCCCACTGCAGGAGGTAGTCCAGTTGAAACGAAGGGGGTGTCTCAGGGCGCCGGCAGGTCGTCGGATCCCGACGAACGCTCGCTCGAGATCGTCGGCGACATGACCGGCGAGAGTACGGGGACGGGAGAGTACGGCGACTTCGTCTCCGTCTTCCGGGACCGACTCGAGCGACTGGGGTCGAAGCTTCGCGGCCGCGTCAACCACCGGCCGGCGACGGCCATCCAGTCGATGCCCGGCGGTAGCGACGCCGCGATGGTCGGTCTGGTCAACGACATCCGGTCGACGGCGAGCGGTCACTGGCTGATAGAACTCGAGGACGCCACCGGAACCTTCCCGTGGCTGGTGATGAAGGATCGGGAGTACGTCGACCTCGTCGACGAACTGCTCCGTGACGAGGTGCTGGCGATGGAGGGGACGCTCGCCGACGACTCGGGGATCGCGTTCGTCGACTCGATGTACTTCCCGGACGTTCCGCGGACGCACGAGCCCTCGACCGCCGATCGTCACGTGCAGGCGGCGCTCATCAGCGACGTCCACGTCGGCAGCCAGGAGTTCATGGGCGACGCCTGGAACCGCTTTGCCGACTGGCTCCACACGGAGCAGGCCCAGCACGTCGAGTACCTGCTGATCGCGGGCGACATGGTCGAGGGCGTCGGCATCTATCCGAACCAGGACGAGGAACTCGACGTCGTCGACATCTACGAGCAGTACGAACTGTTCAACGAACATCTCAAACGGGTTCCGGGCGACATCGAGATCGTCATGATTCCGGGGAACCACGACGCGGTCCGCCTCGCCGAACCTCAGCCCGGATTCGACGAGGAGCTCCGGGGGATCATGTCCGCGCACGACGCCCAGATCGTGAGCAACCCGTCGACGGTGACGCTCGAGGGCGTCTCCGTCCTGATGTACCACGGCGTCTCGCTCGACGAGGTGATCGCGGAACTTCCGGAGGAGAAGGCGAGCTACGACGATCCCCACAGGGCGATGTACCAGCTCCTGAAGAAACGTCACGTCGCGCCGCAGTTCGGCGGTCACACTCGACTCGCCCCCGAAGAACGGGACTACCTCATCATGGAGGAGGTCCCGGACATCTTCCACACGGGCCACGTTCACAAGCTCGGTTTCGGCAAGTACCACGACGTGCTCGCGATCAACTCCGGCTGCTGGCAGGCCCAGACGGACTTCCAGAAGAGCGTCAACATCGATCCCGACGCCGGCTACGCGCCTATCGTCGATCTCGACACGCTCGACGTCACGGTCCAGAAGTTCAGCTAG